In the Brucella anthropi ATCC 49188 genome, one interval contains:
- the ccoG gene encoding cytochrome c oxidase accessory protein CcoG: MSDDVERIDVQAVNSPKTRPSKIGQSLYAARVKIFPKRVQGEFRRFKWIVMLITLGIYYLTPWLRWDRGPYAPDQAVLIDLANRRFYFFFVEIWPQEFYYVAGLLIMAGLGLFLVTSVAGRAWCGYTCPQTVWVDLYLVVERAIEGDRNARMKLDKAPWTFDKVWKRVAKHSVWIVIGVLTGGAWIFYFADAPKLLMDFVTGQAAPVAYFTVAILTATTYIFGGLMREQVCTYMCPWPRIQAAMLDENSLTVTYNDWRGEPRSRHSKKAIAAGETVGDCVDCNACVAACPMGIDIRDGQQLECITCALCIDACNSVMDKIDKPRGLISYATLADYDFNMALATNNGTAPIDPARVYKAPNSFSDKVQNLSWKKVLRPRSMFYFAVWALIGLTLIISLSMRQRIGINVLHDRTPQYVLLSDGSIRNGYTVKLLNMIPTPRTFRLSIEGLPGATLTVQDETADADGNYDVPVEPDRLKTLRVFVTMPHDAITDHRKDYEIEVRDANGAEHARYMATFMAPEGR, encoded by the coding sequence ATGTCAGACGATGTCGAACGCATTGACGTTCAGGCAGTCAATTCCCCCAAGACCCGCCCCTCTAAGATTGGGCAGTCGCTTTATGCGGCGCGGGTGAAGATTTTTCCAAAGCGTGTGCAGGGCGAGTTCCGGCGCTTCAAATGGATTGTCATGCTCATTACACTGGGCATCTACTATCTGACGCCCTGGCTGCGCTGGGATCGCGGTCCCTATGCACCCGATCAGGCGGTGCTGATCGATCTTGCCAATCGCCGCTTCTATTTCTTCTTCGTCGAAATCTGGCCGCAGGAATTCTACTACGTCGCAGGACTGCTTATCATGGCGGGTCTCGGCCTGTTTCTTGTAACGTCCGTCGCGGGCCGCGCCTGGTGTGGATATACCTGCCCTCAGACCGTCTGGGTCGATCTCTATCTGGTCGTCGAGCGCGCCATCGAAGGCGACCGCAATGCGCGCATGAAACTCGACAAGGCACCTTGGACCTTCGACAAGGTCTGGAAGCGGGTTGCCAAACACTCCGTCTGGATCGTCATCGGTGTTCTGACCGGCGGCGCATGGATTTTCTATTTCGCCGATGCGCCGAAGCTGCTCATGGATTTCGTGACAGGTCAGGCCGCACCCGTCGCCTATTTCACCGTCGCCATCCTCACCGCCACCACCTATATTTTCGGCGGGCTGATGCGCGAGCAGGTCTGCACCTATATGTGCCCGTGGCCACGCATTCAGGCTGCGATGCTGGACGAAAATTCGCTCACCGTCACCTATAATGACTGGCGCGGCGAGCCACGCTCACGCCATTCCAAGAAGGCGATTGCCGCAGGCGAAACCGTGGGCGACTGCGTGGATTGCAATGCCTGTGTCGCTGCCTGCCCGATGGGTATCGACATTCGCGACGGCCAGCAGCTGGAATGCATCACCTGTGCGCTGTGCATCGATGCCTGCAATTCGGTGATGGACAAGATCGACAAGCCGCGCGGTCTCATCTCCTATGCAACGCTTGCCGATTACGACTTCAACATGGCGCTGGCGACCAATAATGGCACGGCGCCCATCGACCCGGCACGCGTTTACAAGGCGCCGAACAGCTTCTCGGACAAGGTGCAGAACCTGTCGTGGAAGAAGGTGTTGCGTCCGCGCAGCATGTTCTACTTCGCCGTATGGGCGCTGATCGGCCTGACGCTCATCATCTCGCTGTCGATGCGCCAGCGCATCGGCATCAACGTGCTGCATGATCGCACCCCGCAATATGTGCTTCTGTCTGATGGCTCGATCCGCAATGGCTACACGGTCAAGCTGCTCAACATGATCCCGACGCCGCGCACCTTCCGTCTCTCTATCGAAGGTCTGCCGGGGGCAACACTGACGGTGCAGGACGAAACAGCGGATGCAGACGGCAATTATGATGTTCCGGTGGAGCCGGACCGTCTGAAGACGTTGCGTGTCTTCGTCACCATGCCGCATGATGCGATTACCGATCATCGCAAGGACTATGAAATCGAAGTGCGTGACGCAAACGGCGCGGAACATGCACGCTACATGGCAACTTTCATGGCACCGGAGGGCAGATAA
- a CDS encoding glycerate kinase type-2 family protein: MTAISDPKKFLTSLFDAAVAAADPELVIRANLPAKPKGRTIVIGAGKGSAQMAAAFERAWEAPLEGVVVTRYGYGTPCERIEIIEAAHPVPDEAGLQASKRLFDAVSNLTEDDLVVALVSGGGSALLPSPPEGLTLEDEIAVNKILLASGAPISAMNAVRKHLSTIKGGRLAAAAHPAKVFSLVVSDIPGDNPAFVASGPTVPDETNRDEALKIIERYRLELPDAVLAHIKSEKAHAPKPDDKVFAGNEVRVIASAAVSLEAAVKEAARHGVEAVILSDAMEGEAREVAHVHAAIAREVADRDRPFRKPVVILSGGETTVTIRGKGGKGGRNSEFLLSFALDIDGYDNIHALAADTDGIDGSEDNAGAFADGSTVLRLQKAGEDGAARLNANDAWTAFDAIGDLFVPGPTGTNVNDLRAILIVA, translated from the coding sequence ATGACAGCCATCTCCGATCCGAAGAAATTTCTGACCAGCCTTTTTGATGCCGCTGTCGCGGCTGCCGATCCTGAACTGGTGATCCGCGCCAATCTTCCGGCCAAGCCGAAGGGACGAACGATTGTCATCGGTGCGGGTAAGGGATCGGCGCAGATGGCGGCGGCTTTCGAACGTGCCTGGGAAGCTCCACTGGAGGGCGTGGTGGTTACACGTTACGGCTATGGCACGCCCTGCGAGCGTATCGAGATTATCGAGGCCGCGCATCCGGTTCCTGATGAAGCAGGACTTCAAGCCTCGAAGCGGCTGTTCGATGCAGTGTCGAACCTGACGGAAGATGACCTCGTGGTAGCGCTTGTTTCCGGTGGTGGGTCTGCCTTGCTGCCGTCGCCGCCGGAAGGATTGACGCTTGAGGACGAAATCGCCGTCAACAAGATCCTGCTCGCCTCCGGTGCGCCGATTTCGGCCATGAATGCGGTCCGCAAACATCTGTCGACGATCAAGGGCGGCAGGCTCGCCGCAGCCGCGCATCCGGCAAAGGTCTTTTCGCTCGTTGTCTCGGATATTCCAGGCGATAATCCGGCCTTCGTGGCTTCTGGCCCGACTGTGCCGGACGAGACAAACCGCGATGAGGCTTTGAAGATCATCGAACGCTATAGACTGGAACTGCCCGATGCTGTGCTTGCGCACATCAAGAGCGAGAAGGCTCACGCGCCAAAGCCGGACGACAAGGTTTTTGCAGGCAATGAAGTGCGCGTCATTGCTTCCGCTGCCGTTTCGCTGGAAGCGGCAGTGAAGGAAGCCGCGCGTCATGGCGTCGAAGCGGTGATCCTCTCCGATGCGATGGAAGGCGAGGCGCGGGAAGTGGCGCATGTTCATGCGGCGATTGCCCGCGAGGTGGCCGACCGTGACCGCCCGTTCAGGAAGCCAGTGGTCATTCTGTCAGGCGGTGAGACGACCGTCACCATTCGCGGCAAGGGCGGCAAGGGCGGACGCAACAGCGAGTTCCTGCTGTCTTTTGCCCTCGATATTGATGGTTATGACAATATCCATGCGCTGGCCGCTGACACGGATGGTATCGACGGATCGGAGGACAATGCAGGAGCCTTTGCTGATGGTTCCACTGTTTTGCGTCTGCAAAAAGCGGGCGAGGATGGCGCGGCGCGGCTCAACGCCAATGATGCATGGACGGCATTCGACGCCATCGGCGATCTGTTCGTACCGGGGCCAACCGGCACGAATGTCAATGATCTCAGAGCTATTTTGATAGTGGCTTAG
- the ccoP gene encoding cytochrome-c oxidase, cbb3-type subunit III encodes MTDKQIDDVTGVATTGHEWDGIKELDNPMPRWWLWTFYATIFWAIAYVIAYPAWPLISSSTGGVLGWSSRGAFWEETAKIDSERQGIIDQIKAKDVHEILADENLRQYAIAGGAAAFRVNCVQCHGSGAQGAPGYPNLNDDDWLWGGSIDDVLTTIRHGVRSKDDADTRVSEMPAFVDVLEPQQIRDVAAYVVSLSGTPHNSEMVPEGKKVFAENCAVCHGADAKGLREFGAPNLTDAIWFYGSGEDAIVRQVSHPKHGVMPAWETRLGDATVKQLAIFVHSLGGGE; translated from the coding sequence ATGACTGACAAGCAAATTGACGATGTCACCGGCGTAGCGACGACCGGCCACGAATGGGACGGCATCAAGGAACTCGACAATCCAATGCCCCGCTGGTGGCTGTGGACATTCTACGCCACCATTTTCTGGGCGATCGCCTATGTCATCGCCTATCCCGCCTGGCCGCTGATTTCCAGTTCCACCGGCGGCGTGCTCGGCTGGTCGAGCCGTGGCGCCTTCTGGGAAGAAACCGCCAAGATCGACAGCGAGCGCCAGGGCATTATCGACCAGATCAAGGCCAAGGACGTGCACGAGATTCTGGCTGATGAAAACCTGCGCCAATATGCGATTGCCGGTGGCGCTGCTGCCTTCCGCGTCAACTGCGTGCAGTGCCACGGTTCTGGCGCACAGGGCGCACCCGGCTATCCGAACCTCAACGATGACGACTGGCTGTGGGGCGGTTCCATCGACGACGTTCTGACGACCATTCGTCATGGTGTGCGCTCGAAGGACGATGCCGACACCCGCGTTTCCGAAATGCCGGCTTTTGTCGACGTGCTGGAACCACAGCAGATCCGCGATGTCGCGGCCTATGTGGTGAGCCTCTCCGGCACGCCGCACAATTCGGAAATGGTGCCGGAAGGCAAGAAGGTGTTCGCCGAAAACTGTGCTGTCTGCCATGGCGCGGATGCCAAGGGCCTGCGTGAGTTCGGTGCGCCTAACCTGACAGACGCCATCTGGTTCTATGGTTCCGGCGAGGACGCCATCGTGCGTCAGGTATCGCATCCCAAGCATGGCGTCATGCCTGCATGGGAAACACGCCTCGGCGATGCGACCGTCAAGCAGCTTGCCATCTTCGTCCATTCGCTGGGCGGTGGTGAGTAA
- a CDS encoding FixH family protein, with protein sequence MSIKSKTSGTFTGWHMLGIMVAFFGVIIAVNLTMAYNAIHSWSGLVVKNTYVASQEFNDKAQTGKEQAALQWQSKPAFESGIFTWQLADRDGKAVAMTGGTVEFKRPVGDVHDTKVTLTVREPGVLTAPLELGEGAWIMEVNADAGLEDPYRHIIRVLVKDGRIL encoded by the coding sequence ATGTCGATCAAGTCGAAAACCTCAGGCACGTTTACCGGCTGGCATATGCTGGGCATCATGGTCGCTTTCTTCGGTGTCATTATCGCCGTCAATCTGACCATGGCCTATAATGCCATCCATAGCTGGAGCGGGCTGGTGGTGAAGAACACCTATGTCGCCAGTCAGGAGTTCAACGACAAGGCACAGACCGGCAAGGAGCAGGCCGCGCTGCAATGGCAGTCGAAGCCTGCTTTTGAAAGCGGCATCTTCACCTGGCAGCTGGCCGATCGTGACGGCAAGGCCGTCGCCATGACCGGCGGCACGGTTGAGTTCAAGCGCCCGGTCGGCGATGTGCACGACACCAAGGTCACGCTGACAGTCCGCGAGCCCGGCGTGCTGACCGCTCCGCTGGAACTGGGCGAGGGTGCATGGATCATGGAAGTGAATGCCGATGCCGGTCTTGAAGACCCCTATCGCCACATCATCCGCGTTCTTGTGAAGGACGGGAGGATACTATGA
- the ccoO gene encoding cytochrome-c oxidase, cbb3-type subunit II: MSILKNHSKLEKNATLLLIASLAVVTVGGIVEIAPLFYLENTIEKVEGMRPYSPLELAGRDVYVREGCYLCHSQMIRPFRDEVERYGHYSLAAESMYDHSFQWGSKRTGPDLARVGGRYSNEWHVQHLVRPRDVVPESVMPSYAFLKNRPLDASNIAGNLKANVAVGVPYSQEMIDSALDDLKAQATPDADTSGVEARYPKAKLGDFDGNPQMISEMDALIAYLQMLGTLVDFSTYDQSPKAR; encoded by the coding sequence ATGTCGATACTAAAGAACCACTCCAAGCTGGAGAAAAACGCAACGCTGCTGCTGATCGCATCGCTCGCCGTGGTCACGGTCGGTGGCATCGTTGAAATCGCGCCGCTCTTCTATCTCGAGAACACAATCGAGAAGGTGGAGGGCATGCGCCCCTACTCGCCGCTGGAACTCGCGGGCCGTGACGTCTATGTGCGTGAAGGCTGCTACCTTTGCCACAGCCAGATGATCCGTCCGTTCCGCGACGAGGTGGAACGCTACGGTCATTACAGCCTTGCCGCGGAATCCATGTACGATCATTCGTTCCAGTGGGGTTCCAAGCGCACGGGGCCTGACCTCGCGCGCGTCGGTGGCCGCTATTCGAACGAATGGCACGTGCAGCACCTTGTCCGTCCGCGTGACGTGGTGCCGGAATCGGTCATGCCAAGCTACGCCTTCCTGAAGAACCGTCCGCTGGACGCCTCCAACATTGCTGGCAATCTGAAGGCCAATGTGGCGGTCGGTGTGCCCTACAGCCAGGAAATGATCGACAGCGCGCTGGACGATCTCAAGGCGCAGGCTACGCCCGATGCCGATACATCCGGTGTCGAGGCCCGCTATCCCAAGGCCAAGCTCGGTGATTTCGACGGCAATCCGCAGATGATCTCGGAGATGGACGCACTCATCGCCTATCTCCAGATGCTCGGCACACTGGTCGATTTCTCGACCTACGACCAGTCCCCCAAAGCGAGATAA
- a CDS encoding CcoQ/FixQ family Cbb3-type cytochrome c oxidase assembly chaperone — protein MDYNTMRTFADSWGLLGMALFFLFVVFYAFRPGSKQIADHAKDIPFKDDAND, from the coding sequence ATGGATTACAATACCATGCGCACGTTCGCCGATAGCTGGGGTTTGCTCGGCATGGCGCTCTTTTTCCTCTTCGTCGTCTTCTACGCCTTCCGGCCAGGCAGCAAGCAGATAGCCGACCACGCGAAGGACATTCCTTTCAAGGATGACGCAAATGACTGA
- a CDS encoding 2-hydroxy-3-oxopropionate reductase, which translates to MAKIGFIGLGIMGTPMARHLQDAGHQLFTSRFNPPPRQELIDNGLQILETPKAVAEECDTIILMLPDTPQVAEVIFGEGGAIGGLGKGKLLIDMSSISPIETKEFAKKVRATGGEYVDAPVSGGEVGAKNASLSIMAGGSQESFDRALPLLKLMGKNITLVGDCGDGQTTKVANQIIVALNIEAVAEALVFASKAGADPAKVREALMGGFASSRILEVHGERMIKRTFDPGFRISLHQKDLNLALQGAKALGVSLPNTAMAQELFNSCAAHGDDGLDHSGLVRALERMANHEVA; encoded by the coding sequence ATGGCCAAGATAGGCTTCATCGGACTGGGGATCATGGGTACGCCGATGGCGCGTCATTTGCAGGATGCGGGACATCAGCTCTTCACCTCCCGGTTCAATCCTCCACCGCGCCAGGAGCTGATCGACAACGGTCTGCAAATTCTGGAAACGCCGAAGGCTGTTGCCGAAGAGTGCGACACCATTATCCTCATGCTGCCGGACACGCCGCAGGTAGCCGAAGTTATTTTCGGCGAGGGTGGTGCGATCGGTGGTCTCGGCAAAGGCAAGTTGCTCATCGACATGAGCTCGATTTCCCCCATCGAGACAAAAGAGTTTGCGAAGAAGGTCCGTGCGACAGGTGGCGAATATGTCGATGCACCGGTTTCGGGCGGTGAGGTCGGCGCGAAGAATGCCAGCCTCTCCATCATGGCTGGCGGCTCGCAGGAATCGTTCGACCGCGCTCTGCCACTCCTGAAACTCATGGGCAAGAACATCACGCTCGTCGGCGATTGCGGTGATGGCCAGACCACCAAGGTTGCAAACCAGATCATCGTCGCACTCAACATCGAGGCTGTTGCCGAAGCGCTGGTTTTCGCTTCCAAGGCAGGCGCGGACCCGGCAAAGGTGCGCGAAGCCCTGATGGGCGGCTTTGCATCGTCCCGCATTCTCGAAGTGCATGGCGAACGCATGATCAAGCGGACCTTCGATCCGGGCTTCCGCATTTCGCTGCACCAGAAGGATTTGAACCTTGCGCTGCAAGGTGCAAAGGCGCTCGGTGTTTCGCTGCCGAACACGGCCATGGCACAGGAACTGTTCAATTCCTGCGCGGCGCATGGCGATGATGGTCTCGACCATTCCGGTCTCGTGCGTGCGCTTGAACGCATGGCAAACCACGAGGTAGCCTAA
- the ccoN gene encoding cytochrome-c oxidase, cbb3-type subunit I, translating to MNYAAGTVLSGLGALFAVLLAGFSHDELFRTHMWILFATLAIFTILLMRNADYGLTPKKVDQSTYMDGPIRYGVIATVFWGVTGFLVGVVIAAQLAFPDLNLEPYLNFGRLRPLHTSAVVFAFGGNILIASSFYVVQRTCRARLIGGDLAWFVFWGYQLFIVMAATGYLLGITQSREYAEPEWYVDIWLTIVWVAYLVVFLGTILKRKEPHIYVANWFYLSFIITIAMLHIINNLAIPVSFLGVKSYSAFSGVQDAVTQWWYGHNAVAFFLTVPFLAMMYYFVPKQAERPIYSYRLSIVHFWSIIFLYIWAGPHHLHYTAVPDWAQTLGMVFSIMLWMPSWGGMINGLMTLSGAWDKVRTDPIIRLMVAAIAFYGMATFEGPMLSIKAVNSLSHYTDWTIGHVHAGALGWNGMITFAAVYYLAPKLWNRQRLYSIRMVNWHFWLATLGIVLYAAAMWVAGIQQGLMWREYDDQGFLVYSFAETVLAMFPYYVIRTLGGVLYLAGGFVMAWNVYQTIRGNLRNEAPMGGAQPATGTTMQPAE from the coding sequence ATGAACTACGCCGCTGGAACAGTCCTTTCCGGTCTGGGAGCACTTTTTGCCGTGCTTCTGGCCGGATTTTCCCATGATGAGCTGTTCAGAACCCATATGTGGATTCTGTTCGCTACACTGGCCATCTTCACCATTCTTCTGATGCGAAATGCCGATTACGGCCTGACGCCGAAAAAGGTCGACCAGTCCACCTATATGGACGGCCCGATCCGCTACGGCGTCATCGCAACGGTTTTCTGGGGAGTGACCGGTTTTCTGGTCGGTGTGGTTATCGCCGCGCAGCTCGCCTTTCCAGATCTCAATCTGGAACCTTACCTGAACTTCGGCCGCCTGCGTCCGCTGCATACCTCTGCGGTTGTTTTTGCGTTTGGCGGAAACATCCTGATCGCGTCATCGTTCTATGTCGTGCAGCGCACCTGCCGCGCCCGCCTCATCGGCGGCGATCTCGCATGGTTCGTATTCTGGGGCTATCAACTCTTCATCGTGATGGCTGCGACCGGCTATCTGCTCGGCATCACGCAGAGCCGTGAATATGCAGAACCGGAATGGTATGTCGACATCTGGCTCACCATCGTCTGGGTCGCCTATCTGGTCGTGTTCCTCGGCACGATCCTGAAGCGCAAGGAGCCGCATATCTATGTGGCGAACTGGTTCTACCTGTCCTTCATCATCACCATCGCCATGTTGCACATCATCAACAATCTGGCGATCCCGGTCTCCTTCCTCGGCGTGAAGAGCTATTCGGCTTTTTCCGGCGTTCAGGATGCTGTGACGCAGTGGTGGTATGGCCATAACGCCGTTGCCTTCTTCCTGACCGTGCCATTCCTGGCCATGATGTACTATTTCGTGCCCAAGCAGGCAGAGCGTCCGATCTACTCTTACCGCCTGTCGATCGTGCACTTCTGGTCGATCATCTTTCTCTATATCTGGGCTGGTCCGCACCATCTGCATTACACCGCCGTTCCCGATTGGGCGCAGACGCTGGGCATGGTGTTCTCCATCATGCTGTGGATGCCGTCCTGGGGTGGCATGATCAACGGTCTGATGACGCTTTCCGGCGCATGGGACAAGGTCCGTACCGATCCGATCATCCGCCTGATGGTTGCAGCTATCGCCTTCTACGGCATGGCGACCTTTGAAGGCCCGATGCTTTCGATCAAGGCCGTCAATTCGTTGTCGCACTATACGGACTGGACCATCGGTCACGTTCATGCGGGTGCGCTCGGCTGGAACGGCATGATCACCTTTGCCGCCGTCTATTATCTCGCACCGAAGCTGTGGAACCGCCAGCGGCTCTATTCGATCCGCATGGTCAACTGGCACTTCTGGCTGGCGACGCTCGGCATCGTTCTCTATGCGGCGGCCATGTGGGTTGCCGGTATCCAGCAGGGCTTGATGTGGCGCGAATACGACGATCAGGGCTTCCTCGTCTATTCCTTCGCGGAAACCGTGCTCGCCATGTTCCCATATTACGTCATCCGTACGCTTGGCGGCGTGCTCTACCTCGCCGGTGGCTTCGTGATGGCCTGGAACGTCTATCAGACCATTCGCGGCAATCTGCGCAACGAAGCCCCGATGGGCGGTGCGCAGCCTGCAACTGGCACCACCATGCAGCCTGCCGAATAA
- the ccoS gene encoding cbb3-type cytochrome oxidase assembly protein CcoS, whose amino-acid sequence MSGLLFLIPIALFLGLLGLVAFLWSLKNGQYDDLDGAASRILLDDESKPLSK is encoded by the coding sequence ATGAGCGGACTTCTCTTTCTCATTCCAATCGCGCTGTTTCTGGGCCTGCTTGGCCTTGTCGCCTTTCTCTGGTCGTTGAAGAACGGCCAGTACGACGATCTGGATGGAGCGGCCAGTCGCATCCTGTTGGACGATGAGTCTAAGCCACTATCAAAATAG
- a CDS encoding cation-translocating P-type ATPase, with amino-acid sequence MSCCVENAQIATVVQAVSVDEMQVASRALGDGFRQLDLSVPGVHCGLCIKNIEETLGKIAGVVYVRVNLTARRVTVRWKDGETPPDVVDPLRRLGYEAHIFDMAQDKDPTFTRLLIALGVAAFASSNVMLLSVAVWSGADAATRDMFHWISGLIALPTLIYSGRIFYVSAWNALRARRVNMDVPIALAITLAFGMSVYETMNHGQHAYFDASVTLLFFLLIGRTLDYMMRARARSAVRGLAQLGSRGAVVIGENDERNYLPVNEIRPGMRIILAAGERVPVDAKVEEGRSELDCAIASGESDAVPVGPGSDIRAGTLNLSTPLVIRATAEAKDSFLAEMVRLMDVAEGGRAYYRRLADRASELYVPMVHTIAFAAFVGWMIYTGGDWYRSIYIAICTLIITCPCALALAVPIVQVVAARRLFENGIMIKDGSAMERMAEIDTAIFDKTGTLTLGQPRLINADAIDPHNLEIAAELSLYSRHPLSRALALFSGAKPMTAFTRIEEVPGAGIEAELNGSIYRLGKRDWADGTAVMPHADGPETCLSIDGKLVQTFRFEDQPREDAAGAIATLKRNGLKLGIISGDRLPAVERLAGYLGVDNFQAQVLPADKSELVQKLSREGSKVLMVGDGLNDAPALVAAHVSMAPATAADIGRNAADFVFLRESLSAVPLAFAVSKEAGRLISQNFALSIGYNIIAVPIAIFGYVTPLVAALSMSLSSIVVVSNALRLRAGKQKQQTQKTIAPVAIIKEAHK; translated from the coding sequence ATGAGCTGCTGCGTCGAGAATGCACAGATAGCGACCGTTGTTCAGGCCGTCTCGGTAGATGAAATGCAGGTCGCAAGCCGTGCGCTTGGAGACGGCTTTCGCCAGCTCGACCTGTCGGTTCCCGGTGTTCATTGCGGCCTGTGCATCAAGAATATCGAGGAGACGCTCGGCAAGATCGCGGGCGTTGTCTATGTCCGCGTCAACCTGACGGCGCGCCGCGTCACCGTGCGCTGGAAAGATGGCGAGACGCCGCCAGATGTGGTCGATCCGCTGCGCAGGCTCGGTTATGAAGCCCATATCTTCGATATGGCGCAGGACAAGGATCCGACCTTCACGCGGCTCCTGATCGCACTTGGCGTCGCGGCCTTTGCTTCGAGCAATGTCATGCTTTTATCGGTCGCGGTCTGGTCGGGCGCGGATGCCGCGACACGCGACATGTTTCACTGGATTTCCGGCCTTATCGCCCTGCCGACGCTGATCTATTCGGGTCGCATTTTCTATGTTTCCGCCTGGAATGCGCTGCGCGCACGGCGCGTCAACATGGATGTGCCGATTGCACTCGCAATCACGCTTGCCTTCGGCATGAGCGTTTATGAGACGATGAACCATGGCCAGCACGCCTATTTCGACGCATCGGTGACACTGCTGTTCTTCCTGCTGATCGGCCGCACGCTCGATTACATGATGCGCGCCCGTGCCCGTTCCGCCGTGCGCGGTCTGGCGCAGCTCGGCAGCCGCGGCGCGGTGGTGATCGGCGAGAACGACGAACGCAATTACCTGCCGGTCAACGAAATCCGCCCCGGAATGCGCATCATTCTTGCCGCTGGCGAACGCGTCCCCGTTGATGCCAAGGTGGAGGAAGGCCGTTCGGAACTTGATTGTGCCATTGCATCGGGTGAAAGCGATGCGGTCCCGGTCGGTCCCGGCTCGGATATTCGCGCGGGCACGCTCAATCTCTCCACGCCGCTTGTCATCCGCGCTACGGCGGAAGCCAAGGATTCCTTCCTTGCTGAAATGGTGCGACTGATGGATGTCGCCGAAGGCGGCCGCGCTTATTATCGTCGTCTTGCCGACCGTGCTTCCGAACTCTACGTGCCGATGGTCCATACCATCGCCTTTGCGGCCTTCGTCGGCTGGATGATCTACACCGGTGGCGACTGGTATCGCTCGATCTATATCGCGATCTGCACCCTCATCATCACCTGCCCTTGCGCGCTCGCCCTTGCAGTGCCGATTGTGCAGGTGGTTGCGGCCCGTCGCCTGTTCGAAAACGGCATCATGATCAAGGACGGCTCCGCCATGGAACGGATGGCCGAGATCGACACTGCCATTTTCGACAAGACCGGCACATTGACCCTCGGTCAGCCGAGACTGATTAATGCCGATGCGATTGATCCCCACAATCTGGAGATCGCTGCGGAGCTGTCGCTTTATTCGCGCCATCCTTTGTCGCGCGCACTTGCGCTGTTCTCGGGCGCAAAACCGATGACTGCCTTTACCCGTATCGAGGAAGTGCCGGGCGCAGGCATCGAAGCGGAACTGAACGGCTCCATCTATCGGCTTGGCAAGCGGGACTGGGCGGATGGTACCGCTGTCATGCCTCATGCAGATGGCCCAGAAACCTGTCTTTCCATTGATGGCAAGCTGGTTCAGACCTTCCGCTTTGAAGATCAGCCGCGCGAGGACGCTGCCGGAGCCATCGCCACACTGAAGCGCAACGGCCTGAAGCTTGGCATCATTTCCGGCGACAGGCTGCCTGCCGTCGAGAGGCTTGCAGGTTATCTCGGCGTCGACAATTTTCAGGCTCAGGTACTGCCTGCCGACAAGTCGGAGCTGGTGCAGAAGCTGTCGAGAGAAGGCAGCAAGGTTTTGATGGTCGGCGACGGATTGAACGATGCTCCGGCCCTTGTCGCCGCCCATGTTTCCATGGCCCCGGCGACGGCAGCCGACATTGGCCGCAATGCAGCGGATTTCGTCTTTCTGCGCGAAAGCCTGTCGGCAGTACCGCTTGCCTTTGCCGTCTCGAAGGAAGCGGGCCGGTTGATCAGTCAGAATTTTGCGCTTTCCATCGGCTATAATATCATAGCCGTGCCGATTGCGATTTTTGGCTATGTCACCCCGCTGGTGGCTGCGCTTTCGATGTCGCTATCGTCCATCGTGGTGGTCAGCAACGCATTGCGGTTGCGGGCCGGAAAACAAAAGCAACAGACGCAGAAGACCATCGCGCCTGTTGCTATCATCAAGGAAGCGCACAAATGA